cacttcttttaaaataaaagcttACGACATCAATTGAGTGCTTAGGAGACAACACAGGAGATATTCTTACTCATGTATATGCGAGAATATTTTTGCATCACATcgatcaaaattatttaaatatctgGATTCTACTATTTTAGTGAGTCCAAAAACAGCTAAATCAACACAATGGAATTCATAGCAGACATAACAGATCAAAGACAAGAGATAAATGAGGGCTTTCTAaaaccttgttttttttttggtcttataTTGTGAAAGCAAAGCCAATGAGGTTCATTGAAATCATACCAAACTAAACCAATGAAACTAAATTACTGAACAAGACAATTGGACAaggaaagaatttttttttaactcattaTCAAGTATGAACACAAAAATTACAATACCaagcaagaagaaaaaaaaaagaaaaaaattggtccTACAAGAATCCCTCAAATCTAAGGTATGTAATCATTTTCAATGGTTGGTCTTGTGCGAGTCCCTATTGCCAATGGTGCTTTGGTGCCCCCAATAGATGCAATCTGCAAAGTTTCATTGCTCTCAGCTGCCCATTCCAATTGCTGGATCTTCATCCCTTGTCTGGTTCTCCTCACTTTAGCAACCAATAAACTCAACATAATCAACAAGAAGCATCCACCAACCAAAGATGCAACAATTATCCACACCATGGAATTGTTCCTCCCACTACCACTTCTCCCAACATCAGCAGCAACAGCAACAGCAGCAGGTGCTGGGGAAGGGGCATTAGACTCCACAACAATAGAGAAGTGCCCTTGTTGGAAAGTTGAACAAACATTCCCATGTAATAGGATGTCAAATTGCACTGAACCATGTAGATCAAAGTACACACACGTTGGCACTGACCCTAATGGTGCTGATTCCACATGAGGGAACTTGATCAAAATTGGCTTATCAGAAGCTCttatgtccaattcaggcaacTCAGAATCAGACAAATTGGCACCACTATATGACATTAGACCTAAAACAGGAGCCAAATATATGTAACCAGGCAAAGGATAAAACTTCTCAGACCAATTGCCTAAGTTATGGTACACAAAAACCAGCCTCTCTACATAAGGCTGTTCAAAAACCCCAATTGGGATCTGAAACTCTTTATAGCTTTCAACACCTCTTGTCCTCAAACTACCACTCCTGAGCCTCATTGCTGAAACTCTAATCCCATTTAGGCTTCTGGGCACTTTGCCATCATAGGGTACCCCAGTTTTTGGCCTCAAAAATGCCTTAAAGGCGCAATCTTGGAGAATGGCATCAAGGGTGCGTGATGAGATGTTGTCAGTGTCAGCTGGAAGCTGAGCACTTGaaaattgaagagaaagaagCAGTGGCAACAGTGAGAGCAGTGCAAGGAAACTGGTTCCAACCCTCATCAAGATCTCATTCGTTCAgtcaaaaattaaactaaacccaCCAAGAATCCAACACTGAAAGACACAGCCAGAGATTGAGACACACAAAGAatgcaacacacacacacacagagagagaaaaaaagtgagtgagagaaagagactttACAGTTTAAACCACACAAAGTGACCATAAAGTGTTGACCATTCTGGTTGTTCAAAATTTGGTTCTGCTGCAGGTGCCAATGGTGGAAGGAAAAACGGTAGAAACCCCACCCCAAAGAACTAAAAATCAGATCTTTGAAGCGACCAGGTGTTTTGCTGTGGTGGGTTGGTGGGAAAATCTTGAAATTGTTGTCAAAGATTCAGTTTTGTGTTTGAGATTCAAGGAAGCAGGAAATGGGCACATCCTTGTTCTAGAAGCTggtagaagaaggaaaaaaggaggggagaagaagaagaagaaaatgggtagagaaaagaaaggaagattAAACAAATTGGAAAAATATCAGGTGAGAAGCAGGAAATGTATGTGGCACCTTTGCCGTTTGAGATTGGGAAGGGGAATACTCAATGTACATGTTAATGCTAATGCATGCACATTCCTCCCTtgctattttgttttgttttgagctTTATTATGGGGACCCCTAATTTACCTTATTTTACAATTTACCTGGATTGTTTTTCTGTTTATGTATATGTTTTGGTAAATCTTTATCTTTTGATTcagtcttctttttttattattcaggCATCTTTAGACTTTATTGTTCTCTTGATATATTtactgttttaaaaaaatagttctattttttcttcactattttattttctgtttaggTAATCTAAAGAATGATTACATTACTTTTTAGTAGGATTTGATATTTTCCATAATTATATAGTGTAGActttttttcaaggattatgAATTAGATGTGATTAAGTTTCAGACTTAAGATTAATTccatttaaaaacttaaaacttataaaaatgaataatgatatataatatcttattattttgaaatatcttcctaacattttttattttcatttatctcGTTTTTTCTATCACTTCATAAATTTTgtcatcttatatttttttctctcttgatgTTAAATAGCATAGTAAGGATTCATGTAAAATATCTTGCAATCTCATTCAAGAGGCAAAGGTTTTAATCAGGATGGTTACAAAAATTGGATGTAAGAGCCTTTTTACTATTGGATATTGGAGAGGGATCTTAAACTCAAGATTTGTTCTTCCAAGTTCCAGCCACTAGAAACATGCCTAGGATCTCTAGCGTGTGGATCATGTCTTCTACAATAATCCTGAAAATCTGcatcattttcaaaaaaattaattttttattttctctatctCTCAAACAGCTTTTAGAGGATAGCAACAAAAATTAAGAGGGGAGGGAAGATGAAACCAAACGAACACAACAACAACGGAtctaagattaaaaaaacaacaactacaacaacgaacataataaataaaaaatgaaaaaaggatcTTGGAATAGCAGGTAAAGGGACTCAAGGTTGAGTACGAAGATTGTCGATTTGTGTGATTTTTGCGAGATCGGCAACCCTGGAGGTAGGATCAATCGCCCCTTGTGAAAGATCCACAACCCTAGAGGCACAAAGAGGAAGATTTGGCAGAGAAGAACGGTGGCTACACAGGGGAAGGGGTCTTGGTGGTTGGCAGTGGAGAAGGGTGTCGCAACCTATCCTACGACGGGAGTGCGGGCGAAAAGCCAAAGAAGCATtttccaaaaaggaaaatgcaTGGAAGTCACCACTAACGTTTATTCaagggaaaacgttagaaaaaccaaaaagaggtctgcgcattttgaaaataagggttcaggagttgtttacgcatagggaaggtattagcacccccacgcgcccgtcacaagggacgacaatcTTTGATCGAGTGTGcataacgtgacttcaaaattatgtatttttcctttttatattttttattttttgggggtcggcaagggtgttgcccttgctcctactatcctcaagtgcgatgaggaattcagacctacgtagttctttaagccTGAAAGTTTgtatgttaaattgattttatgtttttgaaagattcactttaattgcgaacaaaaagtcgtttaaggtgttggaccttgaaacgatgttttaaattttgaaaagcggagagaattgtTAAGACGTTGGACATTGAaacaatcttttaaatttgaaaagcgaagagaatcgttaagacattggaccttgaaacgatcccaagtgatatttgataaaaaaaaaaaaaagttagttatgagttgattttattttggttttgtttattaactttcaatctctttaaagacaactttacaacattagtgatcggttaagattgaattttacaaagaaaaacgagattgttgatgatagatggagaagatgaatgtgcagataataacaagggggacccctaaggatacatagatcacattcaatcctcaaaaataaaactaaccgaCGGTCGCACGAAAAACACAGAACAAGAAAACAAAGTAAGGAATGATCACGGTCGCGATTCGGTAGCGTCTCGGcctcgtttcctcttctttcttcttcttcttctttctctcttctctcaattcccCCACCTTCTAAACCTTGGAACCTCTCATCAGCCTCCCtagcacgcctatttataggaaaatgggcacTTGGGGCAATGGCAGCTCACCCAAGCGAGCTGAGACTTACTCATGAAGTAattggctcgcccaggcgagctggttcctTCAACCTAAAGTCATTTGAGGGtccaggcgagccagaggctagcctggacgagctagggtccaggaaACAATAAAAAGACCCTTTTGTCCCTCATTTTTGGTATCtttcgcattcttgatcaaaacattgaatgatcatcCTGTTTCGCACTGTAACTAGCGTTCAACATCATGAGtcaactagcaaggatcaaaagatcaacaaacgatagtccccagactaaattagggtatgacaaaggGGAAGGGGTCATTGTGGTTGAGGCAAAGGGCTTGGTGGTTGGGGGCAGAGGAAGAGGAGGGGTGTGGTGGTTGGGTGCGAATAAAGGGAAGGGGCATGGTGGTTAGGGGAAGAGGAGAAGAGGAAACGTGAAGGGGGAGAAGGAAATGTGAAAGGGAgagaggaaaagagaaaagagaaaactgGAGGAAGGAGGGGAAGAGTCTTTTGtgtggtttgatttttatatcttttcttTCTATCTAGCTCACAATATCGTGCAAAATAGTTTAGGGAAGGAGAAAAGTGAATGAGGTACCCATGCTTGTCAATGTTGACAAGTGATActccaattattttttaattgttgcatGTCATTCAGGGAAGATTTTGAATGTTTGCTACACACCTACAATGTTGATAAGTGAtactacaattattttttaactgttGCATGTCATTCAGGGAAGATTTTGAATGTTTGCTACACACCTATGTGACAAATTTTACCGTTTGCTACATGTGTaggatattattttaaaaaatagattaaattattgttaaatttatacatgaaaaatactataaataGATCCAAATCAATTTCTCAATTCTCATCCTTTATTTCTCAATCTCAACATCTTGGTTTAGTTTCATTCTAAATGGATCCAAATCAATTTCACTGACAAGCTTTTACAATTTGttgtaaaattatcaaatgacttcttctaataaaaattctcaaaattctCCTCCATTTTTTCCCTATttgccaccaccaccatcaatgAAAATAGTTGTTATAAAAGTAGTTGTTATAAGAGTAGCCATTAGAAAGCAACCGCTATAAAAGTAGTTGTTAGAAAGTAGCCGTTATAAAAGTAATCGTGGTGGAACTAGCCGTTAAAAACTAATTGTTGGAAATGATGTTATATAATTGGTAAATTTCCTTTTAGATGTGCACATTTTGTTGATGAATCcaaatttcttttattctagCTCCACTCACTCGTAAAAAGGTTCCAAACTCTGAATTCGATAGAATTTGGAAAGAAATTATGAAACATTGGAAGACAACACTAAAAAAGAAATCATGAGGTACAACAACAAGCAGAGAATAGCAATAGACTGAGACAAAGAAAGCGCCATATAAATTGTGATTGTGAAGGTGGACATAGTTGCTTGTTGAAGGACTACTTCTCTGAAAATTTTGTATACACAAAGAGGCTTTTTCGATTCGAATGCAGAAGCCGTTATTCTTTCGAATTATAGACGCTCTTAATAATCATGATTTGTATTTCCAAATGAGATTTGATGCAACTGGTAGAAGGGATCTTTCACCATTGTAGAAGTGCACTGCAGAAATTCACATACTGGCATACGAATCACCTGCTAATAGTGTTGACGAGTATGTTAGACTTGTCAACTGCACTACAATTGAATGCTTAGAAGCTTTTGTAAAAGGTGTGAATGAGATATTTGGGGATGAGTATTTGAGAAGTCCAAACAACAACGACATCAATCACCTGCTTCAAATTGGAGAGGCACGCAGGTTTCCAGGTATGTTGGGTTCTATTGATTGCATGCATTGGGAATGGAAAAATTATCCAGTTGCATGACAAGACCAATATTGTAGAGATGATCATCGCAAACTCATAGTAATACTTGGAGTCGTTGCTTCACTGGACTCTTGGATCTGACATGCATATTATGGAGTTATAGGTTCAAACAATAACACTAACGTGTTAAACCAATCGCCCGTGTTTAATGACGTTTTTCAACGTCAAGCTCCTCCAGTGCAATTTACAATTAATTGAACCCCATATAATATGAGATACTATCTTATAAATGACATTTATCCTGATGGGGCCACTTTTGTGAAAATCATCCCCATGCCACaaggagaaaaaataaagttatttgcAAAATGTCAAGAATTGGCAAAACAAAAAGGATGTGAAGAGAACATTTGGTGTGCTAAAATTTTGATTTGCAATTATATGTCATCTATCATGTAACTAGCACATTGATATGATGAAGAATTATATTGGCATGTATTATACTGCATAACATGATTATTGAAGATGAACgaaatacatataataataatgttgatgttgattATAATCATGTAAACAAAGAGATTTCAAACATTAGGTATCTTGTGGTATTCTTgttgactttgctacatatctATATACAAGACACTATATGCATACAAAAGGAATTTATCAACAACTTCAAGCAGATTTGATGAAACATATTTGGGCACGTTTAGATCACaacaattacaaaatataatttttcttgctaaatatcaatattttgtattttattgcttttatatagtatatattttttgtcggtttaattttaagtgataattaaaaaatttaattatcaaaatatatatatatatatatatatatatatatatatatatatatatatataactataacACTTTAATCTAAAATCTTAAAATGAAGATTTTCTTTAAACCTCAAGGAAAAATAAGGGAAAAAGTTGAGAAGCATTGCAAATAGGGGGTGTCAAATCAAGAAGGTACAAAGCATGTGAACTTGTCACATTGGTAGAGGTGGAAATAGCTGGTCATTGCAACTGTAATTTAATGGCACGCAGATAAGTCAATGCCACAACTAACTTCCTGTCTTAGTGGCTTTATTCAACTGACTAAATAGGCAAAGAAAGGATGTGACAAAGTTAAGCAATTGGATCAACAAGTGTCGAACATTAATAAGAAAGTTAATAtggaattaaatttataaaagctGACAGTGATCATAAAACTGTGTCATACAGTGCTGGTCCCTCGCgaacttatttttttccttcaactttattcttcaaacaatttgacatattgttttttttttcactaagtTTATTGGTTCTTGGTTGCTGATTGGACAGCCTAAGTGTTCGATACTTGAAAATTAACAAGGATTTAGATTTAGATTTTAGAAATGGCACTAAAAAAAGGTCGTCGTCATGCATAATCAAGCATaagatacatttttttattagtaaatattaatttattaaaatattaattttattagctAAGAGATCGAAACTGATAATCTTTTCATATTCCCTTTTTCCTTAGGATGAGTTTAGTTAAgacaaaaatgaaagaagaaaaataaaattaaaaataaaaacacgcATAACgatatatttttacttgtttgatgaaaaaaatgagaggAAACCAAAGAAAATGATTGAGTTCtagaaaaaaattctattattctatttttcctccaatttaaattttaaactttttttgtcttctctcatttttttctgtatgttaaacataaaattaattattcaactTATCTTATATTAGGAAGAGACACAATTTTCAATCACTATAAAGAACTTAATATGTATCTTTCAATACTAATgtgatatgtaatttttttatttaaattaaatagtaaATACCAGTACTGAATGAATTATTAACTATTTTACTGTTTACTACAATTTTCTGACTTGATGTATAGGTAAGGATTCCGTCGTATCAGCCCAAAATATTCTTCATTAAATTAagattccattttcaattaagatattttattattaatatcaaCTTCAAATTAACGATACTTTtaggaataaaatatatttttaagtataattagaaaattgaataatattgactaatttttaattagcatataaattacttaattttgCTCATTTTTAAATCCGGATAGTGTAttttataaaagagaaaaaaatcttttaaactaAGTCTTTTTCACTAAATAagcaaatattaatatattattaaatttaaataagttaaattaacAATACAGTTTTAGGTACATCTTTATGTCttcagttaaaaataattttcacttTAAGTCTTTCAATATCAGGAAGCTGGTCCACGTGCCAACAGTAAATGAGTCACAGGCTTTAATCTCTGactttatgtaaaaataaaagtaaaactgTATAAATTGCAACGGAACGGTCTAGAATATCAAGACACGTGATTCGTGAATCTGTGATCACAAAATTTCagtataaaacaaaacaaaacagaaagaaaaacgAAACTCGATCCCTGTCTCTCGGTTGCGCATCTTGAGGAAATGCTTACTCATGCTTCACTGTACACCATCATGATGATGCGTCATGCACACACGAATGTATGGATTCGACTTACGAAAGAAGGCTTTGTCCATTCTCACGCCTCGCCGTTTTATCATTacactgtttttcttttttttccttaaaatttcttctattaaaaaattgtgtgaaacttgtattttttttgtcatttttatataCAGTACcttaaatttctaataaatatacaaatttatatCAAATAAGAAATTGTAACCAACTATAAAAATACCTTTTTATTCGTAGGAGGTTTACTCGTCCTACATCACTAAAGATTTTTGGTTGCTGTACATCCTAATGAGAAAGCAATTCACATACACTCTCCATAAGCATTTTTTACATATTACAAGTTTTTAactaaaagttaaatattttttcacaagGTTTTTTGAATAACAAGTACCTACATAAAGCATGTAATGAAGAATGagataagaaaataaacaaatatacacaagaatatatgattaaataaataaataaaaagacgCAGAAAAACTCAactaagaaaagaagaaaactatatactttaaaagtttatattttcAGTTAAACTTCACATCCCCGAAGTATAAAAAGTTACTAGATtaacaaaaaatgattttggtAATGGTGTTACTTACACTTCGGTCGTTAGGCTATTAGTTAGCTTAAGCTAATCTCATGCAACGAGAATCAAAGGTCGCAAAGAAATGGAACGAACATGCGCCAATTGCAAATATATATTTAGGAGGCCTGTGTTGTTTGCAGCAAtagaaatttctttttttaattcgtGGGAATTGTAAAAAGAATTTCCAATTACTCATATATCTTATCCAACCAATTGAATTAAAGTCCCTATCAACTCCGGGAAGGAATAGAGATTTAGCGAGGAGAGAGTAATTTGATctcagaaaatgaaataaagttattaatacaattattaaataaaaattgaaggtatAAGAGTGAGAATAAAATGAATACAAATAGTCAACAAGAAGTGACTGTAATGATAcggaaactttttttttgacaaGTATTGCTATTCAGACACTTGCAGATATAGGAAACGTGTGCtgatataatgaaaaataataaataaataaataaaactcgAGTTACACAACATACGGTATAAAATTACATCAAGGTAATGTCACCCAAGATACATGAAACGAGCAGCACATAAATTATAACAAATGAAGTATCAAAAAACGGTGCATCACCATTGTAAATTGTAACAGAAGAATTTCATGTTATTTTGCATCATGTCCTGTGATAGAAGAGATACTTCTAGTCGCTTCAGAACTCCGTGAATCCTTTACAGTCACCTCATCTTGGCATCCTTTCCGGGCATGGTAGATGAGATGCCTCTGGTTAATTCTGAAGCCATGCCAAGGTTCGGTTCTGGAGACAGTGAAAGGGAGGTTGTTGATGGAGTAATAGAATCCAGGGACATCTTAGGCACTGGGGGAAGGTTAAGATGATTAACTTCAGTGACTTCCTCATTGCTCTCGTCAAAGTAGACAACATCCTGCATTGTAAGTTGGTGATACTCGACAACCTCCCTTAGAAAGCGATTCTCGCGGGCATAAACTGAGTTCTCGTGTGCCAGGCGAGCTTTTTCAGCCAGAAGAGATTCAAGTTGAAGTCGTATCTGTAATGGAAACGTTATCATGAAAAGATATAGTAGTTTTGATGAAATAGGAATAGAAGTATATTCGTAGCACATTTTCTGCGAGGTCTCAATGTGAGTTAAATCTGATAATCAAATCAATGCACAAGGCTCCCACCATTACAGCGTTTGAAGTGAGTTAAATATAAGCAGCTTTACCCTTATGTGCCGAGAATTTGAGGAGTTTATTAGGAACCATGTCATAAAAGGCATACTATAATTCAAAACATAAGTAATTGCTAACTCTGCttacaaaatgagtttgaaaaaaaaaagggggcatGTCTATCATAGGGAAACATAAAATATGTGAAACAAACCTCAGATGATAAGTGATAACCTTCTGTATGTCACTGAAAGATGCATACAAgaactaatgaaataaaaattaaaaaaaaaacaaaagggcaATAAAAGGAGACAATATCCATaccaaatcatcatcatcatggctATCTCCCCTTTCACGATTCTCACGgaggattttattttcttcctctagCTGAGCACATCGATCCTTTGCAAAAGCCAGATCAGCTTTGACAGTCTTCAACTCCCGAAGGAGTAGTTTGGCTTTGGCAGCCATTGCCATTGCAACCTGTGACATAAACCAAAATGCAAACAATGCATTCTATTGAGAAGACTAAGATATATCATAGAAGCAGGTAGATGATATCAAATTGGTACCATGCTAGGAATAAGTTTGCCATAAACTTTGACATTTTCTGATTATGAAACAAACATACTGgaaatcaactttttttcttttgggcatatatataaatcaagaatactaaacatgatattttatctttaaaagtacacaaaaggaaatacaaacaacaataaTGTGTTATTGAAAGAATCCAATCCAACACATGCTATACAAGAATAGTAAAGGCAAAAAAGAATGAGTTGAGAGAAACCTGAAAAGTAACACCAAAGTATTAATTTGGCATTACTCTTTGCTTCAGCTGTAATGTCCATAAGACTGACCTAACAAAATTATGGTCAAGTGCAAGTTTTAGGGCACCAaagttttttataaatgattatGGGTTTGCAAATTAATTTTGTGGTAGATGGAATTAGTGATTAGAATTTAGAAGGTGAGAAGGGATATATTCAATGGGAACTAAGGACATAAGCATCATTATAGAATCACAAACATGAAAGCATGGTAAGTTGAAAAGTACTAATACAACTTAAAAAACACTAACTTTACAATCCTTTGATGTTTGAACATCAAGGGTACCCTTCTACAGAAATAtcttctccctctttttttgtttttagctaGACATTTCATAAAACAAATTCATCTGTAAGAAAGATGCAACtgtttgtgaaaaataattgttttagaaaaactAGCTGATGCACTCTGAATCTTTCTCCAAACTGAATAATcattgcaaaataaaaaaaaaattacacatttcatattcaaatttcaaatgtcTCTAAACtcaattatatttaacataagaatattgatatatatatatatatatatatatatataaaattttaacaaattaataagaaaaaaaccaTGTGTAGATTTGACAGTCCAGCATTCATAACATGGATGACCCAAactctacaaataaaaaaagaaaaatggtagCCTTCTTTTGACTCAATTACACCCCTTAACCACAAAGGTCAGACTAAACTATTGCCACCTATTACAATAGCAGTGCATATTGGACAAATACATATTCtacttttaaagaaaaaacatgaaaatatacagaagatattaaataaggtggtaattgaatttttttttctttatcagcAAATCAAAgtagtaaaaaattatactgCACGAATATGAAGCACAGCTGCATATGTTTGTGATTTGTTTGACATGGTCACTCAACACAACATACCAAGTCACCAACACATCTGATTTGTAATTTTAGaattcaaaaagataaaaagaagttcatcgtgtaataaatgtatttttattcaggTACTTATGTTTCAAATTTTGGTGTGATTGTCTCTATATCATGTACATTATCAAATTGTATCTTCACACCCCATGTGTTTATTTCCATGAATCCTAAGATAGAAGCTTCAATAAATGAACACATTCAAAATCCTCCAACTTCAATCACATCTCAATTATTTGATCAACTGAATCTGATAAAGCAAGATATTTATAgcacaaacaaacaaaagagaaaatgtaaacaacaaaaaaactaagaaaaaagttAGAAGGTTGAACACTTTTGATGCTGCACAACTTAACCACGCAGGTACTTTTACCACATAAAAAAGTGATACACAGTTGCCACCTTACGTCGCGAGATGCCTTCAGTTGAAGTTCTTGATCTGTTTGCTTTGGTGACATCTGGTTCCGCAATTGGGATTGATGCACTGTAGTAGAATGGTTTGTCTCCTGATTTTGTCCTACAGAGTTTCCAGGCTTCTTCCTAATATGTTTACGAGTTTCCTGAATGATATCTGAAGTCCGATTCTCAACAATTGTTAAACCTTCCTGCACAAGTGAATTAGCACAGGTGCTAAGAAGATCACAACACATCCTTTTGGGAAGGGAGAAggtgagagaaagagaaatttgTATTTGAAGCTTGACAGGAAATAATATAACCAACAACCTATGACAATACAATCCCATCCCTATCTACATAGGCCCAAGGCCCAAGCCCACAAGGCAAATGCAtaagtaaaaaatatgaaatagaaataaaagggCACATACACCATCCTGACCACAACTAAGAATGCTAatatagatctaaatatctaatACATTTTCAAATATGGAAGACACTAAGTAAAGAACATGTTTATAATTACACAGgagagaaatataaatatataatacataaGCAAAAATGTTGGTATCAAAGCTCACCTCCAAGGATTTACCGATGGTACCACCAATATGAGTAAGAGAAGATGTGAAAGCATCTAATCCCTTTATAAATGCTGGACT
The nucleotide sequence above comes from Glycine soja cultivar W05 chromosome 11, ASM419377v2, whole genome shotgun sequence. Encoded proteins:
- the LOC114376421 gene encoding uncharacterized protein DDB_G0280205-like; protein product: MAYRRRQQQGFSKPSFSTFEEEAATRNPNNPFPPPNDDVEGSASSSSSSSLAAKAIRASSARRDSSLSSLYGLSSASSSPVSPSQPTPTPPPSSKDSRPYEYTSMKNMNESKNGFWGVLARKAKSIIEDDNIPQQSEMSETGRSQFPGVASRSKFQNSNHLEESNLKRDSPAFIKGLDAFTSSLTHIGGTIGKSLEEGLTIVENRTSDIIQETRKHIRKKPGNSVGQNQETNHSTTVHQSQLRNQMSPKQTDQELQLKASRDVAMAMAAKAKLLLRELKTVKADLAFAKDRCAQLEEENKILRENRERGDSHDDDDLIRLQLESLLAEKARLAHENSVYARENRFLREVVEYHQLTMQDVVYFDESNEEVTEVNHLNLPPVPKMSLDSITPSTTSLSLSPEPNLGMASELTRGISSTMPGKDAKMR
- the LOC114374612 gene encoding uncharacterized protein LOC114374612, yielding MRVGTSFLALLSLLPLLLSLQFSSAQLPADTDNISSRTLDAILQDCAFKAFLRPKTGVPYDGKVPRSLNGIRVSAMRLRSGSLRTRGVESYKEFQIPIGVFEQPYVERLVFVYHNLGNWSEKFYPLPGYIYLAPVLGLMSYSGANLSDSELPELDIRASDKPILIKFPHVESAPLGSVPTCVYFDLHGSVQFDILLHGNVCSTFQQGHFSIVVESNAPSPAPAAVAVAADVGRSGSGRNNSMVWIIVASLVGGCFLLIMLSLLVAKVRRTRQGMKIQQLEWAAESNETLQIASIGGTKAPLAIGTRTRPTIENDYIP